In Sebaldella termitidis ATCC 33386, one DNA window encodes the following:
- a CDS encoding DUF6273 domain-containing protein: MQAGDKILFGNYEWRVLEVQNNTALIITEYIIEQRAYHNAYKDITWADCSLRKYLNSEFYDRFTAAEKSRIIPVLNKNPDNQWYGTKGGTDTQDSIFLLSIEETVCRYFGDSSSKLYSPGKNQRYWFERKDKNNSKRIARLEKRKEGSWWWWLRSPGRVSIKAVYIHGDGNIGIQGNNILKGNISDGECKGGLRPALWLKF; this comes from the coding sequence ATGCAGGCAGGAGATAAAATATTATTCGGAAATTACGAGTGGCGTGTACTTGAGGTACAAAATAATACGGCTTTGATTATAACTGAATACATTATAGAGCAGCGTGCTTACCATAATGCTTATAAAGATATAACATGGGCTGACTGTTCATTAAGAAAATATCTTAACAGTGAATTTTATGATAGATTTACTGCAGCTGAAAAATCAAGAATAATTCCGGTATTAAATAAAAATCCTGATAATCAGTGGTATGGCACAAAAGGAGGGACAGATACGCAGGACAGTATATTTCTGCTGAGTATTGAAGAAACAGTGTGCCGGTATTTTGGAGACAGCAGCTCAAAGCTGTATAGTCCCGGAAAAAATCAAAGATATTGGTTTGAAAGAAAAGATAAAAATAACAGTAAGCGTATTGCCAGGCTTGAAAAAAGAAAAGAAGGTTCCTGGTGGTGGTGGCTTCGGTCGCCGGGCCGTGTTAGTATAAAAGCTGTGTATATTCACGGTGATGGTAATATAGGGATACAAGGCAATAATATATTAAAGGGCAATATCAGTGACGGTGAGTGTAAAGGCGGTCTTCGCCCCGCGTTGTGGCTGAAATTCTAA